A window of the Candidatus Bathyarchaeia archaeon genome harbors these coding sequences:
- a CDS encoding CDP-2,3-bis-(O-geranylgeranyl)-sn-glycerol synthase has product MTNWIYELAYALFFIFPAYVANAIPVVFGGGRPIDFGRKMSDGRPVFGSHKTIRGFVAGVAAGTLTTAAQQLALPLIAPTDFVLPFQFSVLLGFAVSLGALTGDLLHSFAKRRISIAEGAPLPIVDQVDFVAGAVLLSFLVSSPPLLTIALIFVITLPAHLLTNMFAYVAGVKKTPW; this is encoded by the coding sequence ATGACGAATTGGATCTACGAACTTGCATACGCTTTATTCTTCATTTTTCCAGCGTATGTCGCCAACGCCATACCCGTGGTCTTCGGAGGAGGCAGACCCATCGACTTCGGCAGAAAAATGTCCGACGGCAGACCAGTTTTCGGCTCACACAAAACCATTAGAGGTTTTGTTGCAGGAGTCGCTGCTGGAACGCTCACAACCGCAGCACAGCAATTGGCATTGCCGCTCATCGCGCCAACTGACTTTGTGCTTCCCTTCCAATTCAGTGTGCTGCTTGGGTTTGCGGTTTCGTTGGGAGCCCTAACAGGCGACTTGCTTCACTCGTTCGCGAAGAGACGGATCAGCATAGCTGAGGGTGCGCCGCTTCCAATTGTCGATCAGGTGGATTTCGTGGCAGGAGCCGTTTTGCTTTCGTTTCTTGTTTCGTCTCCGCCACTGCTCACAATTGCCCTAATATTCGTTATTACGCTGCCCGCACATCTTTTAACCAACATGTTTGCATACGTAGCAGGCGTGAAAAAAACGCCTTGGTGA
- a CDS encoding radical SAM protein has protein sequence MIVRDVEYQSVLNRSALADYCINPYIGCEHGCKYCYAESYTRRFTKHTEPWGSFIDVKINAPTILAHEVKRKPKGEVYISSLTDAYQPLEQKHELTRKLLEILLKHQFPITIQTKSTLVLRDLDLIKKFHTSQIGFTITSLNDNIRKQFEPQSSTVEEKLQALDELHANNVKTYVFFGPVLPYLSDQNLEETLHKIAHTGVDYIYVDKLNLKPGLWPILNGFLDKELSDLHSKWESIFLKKNDYYADLKKKIDTTCRELSLECRFCY, from the coding sequence GTGATTGTTAGGGATGTGGAGTACCAGTCTGTTCTGAATAGGAGCGCTTTGGCAGATTACTGCATAAACCCGTACATAGGCTGCGAACACGGCTGCAAATACTGCTACGCCGAATCCTACACCCGAAGATTCACCAAACACACTGAACCGTGGGGAAGCTTCATCGACGTCAAAATCAACGCACCCACAATACTAGCACATGAAGTCAAAAGAAAACCCAAAGGCGAAGTCTACATAAGCAGCCTAACCGATGCCTACCAACCCCTAGAACAAAAACACGAATTAACCCGAAAACTACTCGAAATCCTATTGAAACACCAGTTCCCCATAACCATACAAACCAAATCAACCCTAGTCCTAAGAGACCTAGACCTCATCAAAAAATTCCACACAAGCCAAATCGGCTTCACCATAACCAGCCTAAACGACAACATCCGGAAACAGTTTGAGCCACAATCCTCAACAGTCGAAGAAAAACTACAAGCGCTAGACGAACTACACGCAAACAACGTGAAAACATACGTGTTCTTCGGACCAGTTCTGCCTTACCTGTCAGACCAAAACCTCGAAGAAACCCTCCACAAGATCGCCCACACAGGCGTAGACTACATCTACGTGGACAAACTCAACCTAAAACCCGGCTTATGGCCAATCCTCAACGGCTTCCTAGACAAAGAACTCAGCGACCTGCACAGTAAATGGGAGAGCATCTTCCTCAAGAAAAACGACTATTACGCAGACCTCAAGAAAAAAATCGACACCACATGCAGAGAACTAAGCCTAGAATGCAGATTCTGCTACTGA
- a CDS encoding MBL fold metallo-hydrolase, translated as MPVSIKWLGHAGFQIKAQGKIIYVDPEKSGEISGKADLILVTHSHYDHCDTLKINEARKPDTVIIAPADCAPKIGGNVKALKAGEETIVGNFRVKAVEAYNVKRFRSPGTPFHPKGLGVGYLITADGKIIYHAGDTDFIQEMRQLSNVDVALLPSGDTYTMDNNDAAEAALAFKPKTVIPMHRWDTNPAELKKKVEAKSNIKVVLLKQGEEHQVT; from the coding sequence ATGCCAGTTTCTATAAAGTGGTTGGGTCACGCGGGCTTCCAGATCAAAGCTCAGGGAAAAATTATCTACGTTGACCCCGAAAAATCTGGTGAAATCTCTGGGAAAGCTGATTTAATCTTGGTGACGCATTCTCATTATGACCACTGCGACACATTGAAAATCAACGAGGCGCGCAAGCCTGACACTGTAATCATTGCCCCAGCGGACTGCGCACCAAAAATAGGTGGAAACGTCAAGGCGCTCAAAGCTGGCGAAGAAACAATCGTCGGCAACTTCAGGGTCAAAGCCGTCGAGGCTTATAACGTCAAGCGTTTCAGGTCGCCGGGCACGCCGTTTCATCCCAAGGGACTCGGTGTTGGCTACTTGATAACGGCTGACGGCAAGATTATCTATCATGCAGGAGACACCGACTTCATCCAGGAAATGCGTCAGCTAAGTAATGTTGACGTAGCCCTATTGCCAAGCGGAGACACATACACCATGGACAACAACGATGCCGCAGAAGCAGCCTTAGCCTTCAAGCCAAAGACTGTAATCCCAATGCACCGATGGGACACAAACCCAGCAGAGCTCAAGAAGAAGGTTGAGGCAAAATCAAACATCAAAGTGGTTCTGCTCAAGCAAGGCGAAGAACACCAAGTGACTTGA
- a CDS encoding Clp1/GlmU family protein: MKRTAEANKTLLVDGPASVTLLSGEAQILGARLKLNSKMVIRESKRVPFYVTAKAEFEVMLGDKGATNDVADSTIPKSWEAAVQTVLTDKNKPLIAMIVGAIDVGKTSFCAYLTNMALREKWRVTIVDADLGQADVGPPSTIGSCRITKPIRDPFDIGAEDICFIGVTSPSSAVNEVVDGIGRMTEKALKRGVDLLIVNTDGWVEGEDAVRYKLALAKRIRPSILIGLQEQNELTFLLGALTEIKTIAVESSPSIRKRDREERKLLRELGYKKYLKGAAIQSFPLNWIKVSGAPFGSGVSPSRKLIEEIVKQIGTAPLYCEETPDSIFIALTKEQWADEEIAKTLEDTVKKKVRIAWEGDEEGLLVALHDKDGSFLGIGVIEELDYERRVLKVYTNVKKNTASIQVGQIKLDKSGKELEQSSIFGGDI; the protein is encoded by the coding sequence GTGAAGCGAACAGCTGAAGCAAACAAGACACTGCTCGTTGATGGACCAGCATCTGTTACTTTGCTATCAGGCGAGGCTCAAATCCTTGGCGCGAGGCTCAAACTAAACTCAAAAATGGTGATACGCGAGAGCAAACGTGTCCCCTTCTATGTGACCGCTAAGGCAGAGTTTGAGGTAATGCTGGGCGACAAAGGAGCCACAAACGACGTCGCAGACAGCACAATCCCAAAATCTTGGGAAGCCGCCGTCCAGACCGTTTTGACTGACAAAAACAAACCACTTATTGCCATGATTGTTGGCGCGATTGATGTAGGCAAGACCAGTTTCTGCGCTTATCTGACTAACATGGCTTTAAGGGAGAAATGGCGGGTAACCATTGTTGACGCAGACTTGGGACAAGCAGATGTAGGGCCTCCTTCCACTATCGGTTCATGTCGCATAACCAAACCGATTCGAGACCCCTTCGACATCGGCGCTGAAGACATTTGCTTTATCGGGGTCACAAGCCCAAGCAGTGCAGTAAACGAGGTTGTTGATGGAATTGGCAGAATGACTGAAAAGGCTCTCAAGCGTGGAGTCGACCTTCTAATAGTCAACACAGACGGCTGGGTTGAAGGCGAAGACGCCGTTCGTTACAAGCTGGCGTTGGCGAAGCGCATCAGACCCAGCATACTTATTGGCCTTCAGGAACAGAATGAGTTGACTTTCCTTTTAGGCGCGTTGACCGAAATCAAGACTATTGCAGTCGAATCTTCACCATCTATACGCAAAAGAGACCGTGAAGAACGCAAACTCCTGCGCGAGTTGGGCTACAAGAAATATCTTAAAGGCGCTGCAATCCAGTCATTTCCGCTGAACTGGATTAAGGTTTCAGGTGCCCCGTTTGGGTCAGGCGTGTCGCCATCGAGAAAACTGATCGAGGAAATCGTGAAGCAGATTGGAACTGCACCGCTTTACTGTGAAGAAACGCCAGATTCAATTTTTATTGCTCTGACCAAAGAGCAGTGGGCGGACGAGGAAATAGCCAAAACCCTTGAAGACACGGTTAAGAAGAAAGTAAGAATTGCATGGGAAGGCGACGAAGAAGGCCTCTTGGTAGCGTTGCATGATAAAGACGGGAGTTTCCTCGGTATAGGCGTAATCGAAGAGCTTGACTACGAGCGTCGGGTGCTTAAGGTTTATACCAACGTGAAGAAGAACACCGCCTCGATTCAAGTTGGACAGATAAAACTGGACAAATCAGGCAAGGAACTTGAGCAAAGCAGCATCTTTGGCGGCGACATTTAA
- the gcvH gene encoding glycine cleavage system protein GcvH, producing the protein MRYQDYELPDDLLYSREHEWVRLAGKEAVVGITDYAQKQLHEIVYVEVKDEGSEVEQNQSMGTVESVKSVSDVFSPVTGKITKVNRELGDSPELLNQDPYGKGWLARISLVDLKKDKGRLLTAEQYAQYLKTMEE; encoded by the coding sequence ATGCGGTACCAAGACTATGAGCTTCCAGACGATCTCCTCTATTCGAGGGAGCATGAGTGGGTGCGGTTAGCGGGCAAGGAAGCTGTAGTGGGCATAACTGATTATGCTCAGAAGCAGCTTCATGAGATCGTTTATGTTGAGGTTAAGGATGAGGGTTCTGAGGTTGAGCAGAATCAGAGTATGGGCACGGTGGAGTCGGTCAAGTCGGTGTCAGATGTGTTCTCGCCGGTCACTGGAAAGATAACCAAAGTCAACAGGGAATTGGGTGACAGTCCTGAACTGCTTAATCAAGACCCTTATGGAAAAGGTTGGTTAGCCCGAATCAGCCTAGTTGACCTCAAGAAGGATAAGGGAAGACTGCTCACCGCTGAACAATATGCGCAGTATTTGAAGACGATGGAAGAATAG
- the gcvT gene encoding glycine cleavage system aminomethyltransferase GcvT produces MGKSVRRTHLYEFHRQNAKMVEFAGFDMPLWYKGTIPEHMAVRTHVGLFDITHMGRAVVTGSKSEAFLNYVTTNDVSVLMPCNAQYSTMCNENGGIKDDFIVSRLEQEKFLAVYNAANREKDFKWLVQNAKAFNAKVEDVSDNVAMFAVQGPSAQQVLEKIAGAGVGKIERFKCGWIKISDIDAFVSRTGYTGEDGFEVLIWNSPLLEPVKAVQSWHAILKAGEEFGMEPCGLSARDSLRLEAGMCLYGNDIDETVTPLEAGLGFVVKLKKESFIGKAALEKQKAEGIKRKRVGLKMLEKGASPRPKQEVWKDSVEKVGYVTSGLFSPLLECGVAQAHVGVEYAVEGSAVTVRVRDKSLKAEVCKFPLYDATKYGYERVK; encoded by the coding sequence ATGGGCAAGTCTGTGAGGAGGACGCATCTTTACGAGTTTCATAGGCAGAACGCTAAGATGGTGGAGTTTGCTGGTTTTGACATGCCTTTGTGGTATAAGGGAACGATTCCTGAGCATATGGCTGTGAGGACGCATGTGGGCTTGTTTGATATTACGCATATGGGCAGAGCCGTGGTAACGGGCTCCAAGAGCGAGGCTTTCTTGAACTATGTTACGACGAATGATGTGTCAGTTCTCATGCCTTGCAACGCGCAGTATTCAACTATGTGCAATGAGAACGGGGGAATCAAGGACGATTTCATTGTGTCTCGGCTGGAGCAGGAAAAGTTCTTGGCGGTGTACAATGCTGCCAATCGGGAGAAAGATTTCAAGTGGCTGGTTCAAAACGCGAAAGCCTTCAATGCTAAGGTTGAAGACGTGTCTGACAACGTTGCCATGTTCGCGGTTCAAGGACCCAGCGCCCAGCAGGTTCTAGAGAAGATTGCTGGCGCCGGCGTGGGTAAGATTGAGCGGTTCAAATGCGGTTGGATCAAAATCAGCGACATAGACGCGTTTGTGTCCAGAACCGGTTACACGGGCGAGGATGGGTTTGAGGTGCTTATCTGGAATTCGCCGTTGCTTGAGCCGGTGAAGGCGGTTCAATCGTGGCATGCCATTTTAAAGGCAGGGGAAGAGTTCGGAATGGAGCCGTGTGGCTTGAGCGCCAGAGACTCTCTGCGTCTGGAAGCGGGTATGTGCTTGTACGGTAACGATATTGATGAGACTGTCACGCCGTTGGAGGCTGGTTTGGGCTTCGTTGTTAAACTCAAGAAAGAATCGTTTATTGGTAAAGCTGCTTTGGAGAAGCAGAAGGCTGAGGGCATAAAGAGGAAGCGTGTGGGCTTGAAGATGTTGGAGAAGGGGGCTTCGCCGCGTCCGAAGCAGGAGGTTTGGAAGGACAGTGTGGAGAAGGTTGGTTATGTGACGAGTGGTTTGTTTTCGCCGTTGTTGGAGTGTGGTGTGGCTCAGGCGCATGTGGGTGTTGAGTATGCGGTTGAGGGCTCGGCGGTTACGGTTAGGGTGAGGGATAAATCCTTAAAGGCTGAGGTTTGTAAGTTTCCGCTTTACGATGCGACGAAGTATGGTTATGAGAGGGTGAAGTGA
- a CDS encoding aminopeptidase codes for MFQNLSIMKGARVAVETCMKTQSEETVLVVTDTHRLRIAEAFAYAAASIGAKTVTTIMEPAQEHAKEPPKPVAEAMKAAQVVLIPTTKSLSHTDARRAATKAGARIASMPGITEDMMRIGGLTANYQQVAALTDKVTAILGKAKTVKITTPSGTDLTMSVEKRAPLPDTGLYHKTGDWGNLPAGEVCLAPVEGTTNGVWIIDSMGSIVTQPLKVTLKDGWAKRFDGPDASKLENMLKSADKNAYNIGELGIGTNSKARITGNILEDEKVLGTVHIALGDNTSYAGGHTKSKIHLDGILFQPTVKVDSRLLMQKGKLLVS; via the coding sequence TTGTTCCAAAACTTATCGATCATGAAGGGCGCCCGCGTAGCAGTTGAAACCTGCATGAAGACCCAGTCGGAAGAAACCGTCTTAGTGGTTACTGACACGCATAGACTTAGAATAGCTGAGGCATTTGCATACGCCGCGGCATCTATTGGCGCCAAAACAGTCACAACCATCATGGAACCAGCTCAGGAACACGCCAAGGAACCGCCCAAGCCGGTTGCAGAAGCCATGAAAGCAGCGCAGGTAGTCCTTATTCCAACCACGAAGTCGCTGTCTCACACAGACGCGAGGAGAGCAGCAACAAAGGCGGGAGCGAGAATAGCCAGCATGCCAGGCATAACCGAAGACATGATGCGAATCGGCGGCTTAACAGCAAATTACCAGCAGGTCGCAGCCTTAACTGACAAGGTGACAGCAATCCTTGGAAAAGCCAAAACAGTCAAAATCACAACGCCCTCCGGAACCGATTTGACTATGAGTGTCGAGAAACGTGCACCGTTGCCAGACACTGGGCTCTATCATAAGACTGGCGACTGGGGCAACCTACCAGCAGGCGAAGTTTGCCTCGCACCAGTTGAAGGTACAACAAATGGCGTCTGGATCATTGACAGCATGGGTTCCATAGTGACCCAACCATTGAAGGTTACGCTGAAGGATGGGTGGGCAAAGCGGTTTGATGGACCCGACGCTTCAAAACTTGAAAACATGCTCAAATCAGCCGACAAGAACGCCTACAACATCGGCGAGTTGGGCATTGGAACCAATTCGAAGGCGCGCATCACAGGCAATATTTTGGAAGATGAGAAAGTTCTGGGGACCGTGCACATAGCTTTGGGCGACAACACTTCTTACGCAGGTGGACATACTAAGAGTAAGATTCACTTGGACGGAATTCTTTTCCAACCCACAGTTAAAGTTGACTCTCGGCTGCTGATGCAGAAAGGAAAACTACTTGTGAGCTGA
- a CDS encoding aminopeptidase gives MLENESERYWEIALKESAHVIVTRVACLRRRPNVLIICGPHNKVLAEYVMLESQRIGAHPQLCTFDEEFYLTSLKDDSATLTNAVLKHTCSLVEKSHVIVWLSQFEDIDRLPVDIRKVVYSFWDSVYEAAKPKPRLFVNLPSPKYIRLIGINYLEFFAAFINAVKVDYNELRETGLAIASRLIEKKFVHVYHTNGTDMEFSIEGRRVGVESGTLEDCYATGRECGVDVPAGEVYVAPVETSANGIVVADEYKDYGLRGLRLQFKNGRIVDFKAERGEDVFRKLLEEAEGDKDRIGEFGIGTNRGLKPVGWSIYDEKAFGTAHIAIGNNVHLGGANKASMHLDFVLDKPTIKADNEIVMEKGRFVE, from the coding sequence GTGCTTGAAAATGAATCTGAAAGATACTGGGAAATCGCACTGAAAGAAAGCGCACACGTTATCGTGACACGCGTAGCCTGTCTCAGAAGGAGACCTAACGTTCTCATAATTTGTGGTCCGCACAACAAAGTGCTTGCTGAATACGTTATGTTGGAATCACAGAGAATAGGTGCGCATCCCCAGCTTTGCACGTTTGATGAAGAATTCTATCTCACAAGCTTGAAAGACGATTCTGCAACCCTGACAAATGCCGTGCTCAAGCACACATGCTCTCTTGTCGAAAAGTCCCATGTGATCGTGTGGTTGAGCCAGTTCGAAGATATCGACAGACTACCTGTGGACATCCGAAAGGTTGTTTATTCTTTTTGGGACTCGGTTTACGAGGCGGCGAAGCCCAAGCCGCGTTTATTTGTGAATCTACCATCGCCTAAGTACATTCGGTTGATAGGAATCAACTACTTGGAGTTTTTTGCGGCTTTCATAAACGCGGTCAAAGTTGACTACAATGAGCTTCGAGAAACCGGATTAGCCATAGCCTCGAGACTGATTGAAAAGAAGTTCGTACATGTTTATCATACGAATGGTACGGATATGGAATTTAGTATTGAGGGCAGACGCGTCGGAGTTGAGTCTGGAACCCTTGAAGACTGTTATGCTACTGGTCGCGAATGCGGTGTCGATGTTCCAGCGGGTGAGGTATATGTGGCTCCCGTCGAAACCTCGGCAAATGGCATAGTTGTGGCTGACGAATACAAAGACTACGGTTTGAGAGGACTGAGGCTCCAGTTCAAGAATGGGCGAATAGTTGATTTCAAAGCTGAAAGAGGAGAAGACGTTTTCAGGAAACTGCTGGAGGAAGCGGAAGGCGACAAAGACAGAATTGGCGAGTTCGGCATAGGAACAAATCGTGGTTTGAAACCCGTTGGCTGGAGCATATACGATGAAAAAGCCTTTGGAACGGCGCATATTGCCATTGGTAACAACGTTCATCTGGGCGGCGCCAACAAAGCATCAATGCATTTGGACTTTGTTTTAGACAAACCAACCATAAAAGCCGACAATGAAATAGTGATGGAAAAAGGAAGATTCGTAGAATAG
- the topA gene encoding DNA topoisomerase I, whose product MPSYKTVLHCEHDTRWGISPLTSSNNRYPNTKQKNLYKSTCAESSFVQANHNNVIAVDKERERPRTMEKYTLIVTEKPDAAQRIAQALDRNGKPKRAEEKTVPYYMAQRDRPLVIVPALGHLYTVVQASGKRNTYPVFNFLWAPRHMAEKNAERIKNWIEVITQLAEDADSFIDACDYDIEGSLIGYTILKHACHDKDNAATRMKYSTLTNEELEKSYADQMPHLDFAMIEAGRTRHEVDWLYGINLSRALTIAANRASGGYTTLSTGRVQGPTLRFLVARERSINSFVPTPYRSINAQVEIQGASYLVDYEQRTLEKKADADAVVEACSGKNGIVEKIEEKTVQIPPPIPFDLGSLQSEAYSFFGYTPRRTGQIAERLYLEALISYPRTSSQKLPPAINYKNILNGLSQELSYKSLASELLGKDELKPREGTKEDPAHPAVYPTGNKPTRALEETERRLWDLVIRRFLAVFGEAGIKQSMKAAISVNGHHFFLRGRQILKQGWMKFYKPYLRSEEVLLPPIKEGETVKFMKIAREDKFTMPPPRYNPSSLLKRMEKEGIGTKATRADIIETLYNRKYTVGERIAVTDLGFDVTAVLRTHASQVISVKLTRDLEEKMERIQQNLEKRENVLQEAIDRLKPVLATMKQQEAAIGQALTEAVKKARLQERVVGACPNCQTGKLMIIFSRRTGKRFIGCTNYFQSICKTSFPLPQRGIVKPTGKTCKTCGWPILFVRMPGKRPWTLCINPTCPKKEERRKRLEMQGLQSRSSS is encoded by the coding sequence ATGCCTTCATACAAAACGGTTTTACACTGTGAACATGACACGCGCTGGGGCATCTCTCCTCTCACATCCTCAAACAACAGATATCCGAATACAAAACAAAAGAACCTATATAAGTCTACATGTGCCGAATCCAGTTTTGTTCAAGCAAATCATAATAACGTCATTGCAGTTGACAAGGAAAGGGAAAGGCCCAGAACCATGGAAAAATACACGCTTATAGTCACCGAGAAACCTGACGCTGCCCAACGCATCGCCCAAGCCCTAGACAGAAACGGCAAACCTAAACGCGCAGAAGAAAAAACCGTACCCTACTACATGGCACAAAGGGACAGACCCCTCGTCATCGTTCCCGCGCTAGGACATCTCTACACGGTTGTCCAAGCAAGCGGAAAAAGAAACACGTATCCCGTCTTCAACTTCCTCTGGGCACCTAGGCACATGGCTGAAAAAAACGCTGAACGCATAAAAAACTGGATCGAAGTCATCACTCAACTCGCCGAAGACGCTGACAGCTTCATCGACGCCTGCGACTACGACATCGAAGGCTCTTTAATCGGCTACACCATCCTCAAACATGCATGCCACGACAAAGACAACGCAGCCACCCGCATGAAATACTCCACGTTAACCAACGAAGAACTCGAAAAATCCTACGCAGACCAGATGCCACACTTGGACTTCGCCATGATCGAAGCCGGCAGAACCAGGCATGAGGTCGACTGGCTCTACGGAATCAACCTATCCCGAGCACTGACCATAGCCGCAAACCGTGCAAGTGGAGGATACACAACGTTGAGCACGGGCAGAGTGCAAGGACCAACCCTCAGGTTCCTAGTCGCCCGAGAACGCAGCATCAACTCATTTGTCCCCACGCCATACAGGAGCATCAATGCACAAGTGGAAATTCAAGGCGCAAGCTATCTGGTTGATTATGAACAAAGAACTCTTGAAAAAAAGGCAGACGCCGACGCTGTCGTCGAAGCATGCTCAGGCAAAAATGGAATCGTAGAAAAGATTGAAGAGAAAACCGTGCAGATACCGCCGCCAATTCCATTCGACTTGGGCTCACTGCAAAGCGAAGCCTACAGCTTCTTCGGCTACACGCCAAGACGAACAGGTCAAATCGCAGAACGATTATACTTGGAAGCCCTAATTTCATATCCCAGAACCAGCAGCCAGAAACTGCCACCCGCCATCAACTACAAAAACATTCTCAATGGACTCAGTCAGGAACTATCATACAAGTCTCTAGCGTCGGAGTTGCTCGGAAAAGATGAATTAAAACCCAGAGAAGGCACCAAAGAAGACCCAGCGCATCCAGCGGTCTATCCCACAGGCAACAAGCCCACACGCGCTTTAGAGGAGACTGAACGCAGACTCTGGGATCTAGTGATCCGCCGCTTCTTAGCGGTTTTCGGCGAAGCCGGTATCAAACAGAGCATGAAGGCTGCCATAAGCGTCAATGGGCACCATTTCTTCCTTCGCGGCAGACAAATATTGAAACAGGGCTGGATGAAGTTCTACAAACCGTATCTGCGGAGCGAGGAAGTGCTGTTACCGCCAATCAAGGAAGGCGAAACCGTCAAATTCATGAAAATCGCCCGGGAAGACAAGTTCACGATGCCGCCTCCACGCTACAATCCAAGCAGCCTGTTAAAACGAATGGAAAAAGAAGGAATCGGCACAAAGGCTACGAGAGCCGACATAATCGAGACGCTTTACAACCGAAAATACACCGTTGGAGAACGAATCGCTGTCACAGACCTAGGCTTCGACGTCACAGCGGTTCTGCGCACACATGCTTCTCAAGTCATCTCAGTCAAATTGACCCGTGATTTAGAGGAAAAGATGGAGCGCATACAACAGAACTTGGAAAAAAGGGAAAACGTGCTCCAAGAAGCCATCGACCGGCTCAAACCCGTACTGGCCACGATGAAACAGCAGGAAGCGGCGATAGGTCAAGCCTTAACTGAAGCCGTAAAAAAAGCTCGATTACAGGAACGCGTTGTAGGCGCATGCCCAAACTGTCAAACAGGTAAGCTCATGATAATTTTCTCAAGACGCACAGGAAAAAGGTTCATCGGGTGCACCAACTACTTCCAAAGCATCTGCAAGACCTCGTTTCCACTTCCCCAAAGAGGCATAGTGAAGCCCACGGGCAAAACGTGCAAAACCTGCGGCTGGCCAATCTTGTTTGTGCGCATGCCCGGAAAACGCCCATGGACCTTATGCATCAACCCAACGTGTCCAAAGAAAGAGGAGAGGAGGAAACGCCTTGAAATGCAAGGTTTGCAGTCGAGAAGCTCAAGCTGA
- a CDS encoding ATPase domain-containing protein, which yields MLEVIVCITTQKIINFGYQYSIQSDVTGGLQSTTRTVPTGCNGLDRLLSGGLHPGSVTLIYGEAETGKTSLAIQCAVNATRMGYKVIFINPDASFNPRRLAQIASHDLNEVAPKITLIQPTTFQEQTLAIDRLDQYLTPQVGLIVVDTITSLYRAEFDKSKQKTFNMNRELGRQLAILAQIAKTRKIATLITSQVRSVFLEGLVAVEPVATRVVKFWSDTVLNMRPADHKNTIKVLLEKHAQRPDRVNCYISIEENGVCDCR from the coding sequence ATGCTTGAAGTCATCGTATGCATTACAACGCAGAAAATTATTAACTTTGGCTATCAATATTCCATTCAAAGCGATGTGACTGGTGGTTTGCAGAGCACGACGCGAACGGTGCCCACGGGCTGCAACGGACTGGACAGACTCTTGAGCGGAGGCTTGCATCCAGGCAGTGTTACGTTGATCTATGGAGAAGCTGAAACAGGCAAAACCAGCCTAGCTATACAATGCGCTGTGAACGCCACGCGCATGGGTTACAAAGTGATATTCATTAATCCGGACGCGAGCTTCAATCCGCGACGGTTAGCGCAGATAGCCAGTCACGACTTGAACGAAGTCGCGCCCAAAATAACACTGATACAGCCCACTACATTTCAGGAGCAAACATTGGCAATAGACCGTTTGGACCAATACTTGACGCCACAGGTGGGACTGATCGTCGTGGACACGATTACGTCGCTTTACCGAGCTGAGTTCGACAAGTCGAAACAGAAGACCTTCAACATGAACCGTGAACTGGGTCGCCAACTAGCCATTCTTGCGCAAATAGCCAAAACGCGGAAAATAGCCACGTTGATCACTAGTCAAGTTCGAAGCGTTTTCTTGGAGGGTCTTGTTGCAGTTGAGCCTGTTGCCACTCGTGTTGTGAAGTTCTGGTCTGACACTGTATTAAACATGAGACCAGCCGACCACAAGAATACCATAAAGGTCCTTTTAGAGAAGCATGCACAGCGCCCAGATCGCGTGAACTGTTATATTTCAATTGAGGAAAACGGAGTCTGCGACTGCCGATAA